In Doryrhamphus excisus isolate RoL2022-K1 chromosome 21, RoL_Dexc_1.0, whole genome shotgun sequence, a single genomic region encodes these proteins:
- the myl12.1 gene encoding myosin, light chain 12, genome duplicate 1 — MSSKRAKGKTTKKRPQRATSNVFAMFDQSQIQEFKEAFNMIDQNRDGFVDKEDLHDMLASLGKNPTDDYLEAMMNEAPGPINFTMFLTMFGEKLNGTDPEDVIRNAFACFDEEGTGFIPEDYLRELLTTMGDRFTDDEVDELFREAPIDKKNNFNYVEFTRILKHGAKDKDD, encoded by the exons ATGTCGAGCAAAAGGGCAAAGGGAAAGACCACCAAGAAGCGCCCCCAGCGCGCCACTTCCAATGTTTTCGCCATGTTTGACCAGTCCCAAATCCAGGAGTTCAAGGAGGCCTTCAACATGATCGACCAGAACCGTGACGGTTTTGTCGACAAGGAAGACCTCCACGACATGCTGGCCTCGCTGG GGAAAAATCCAACTGACGACTACCTGGAAGCCATGATGAATGAAGCTCCCGGGCCTATTAACTTTACCATGTTCCTCACCATGTTTGGAGAAAAGCTCAACGGCACAGACCCTGAAGACGTGATCCGAAATGCTTTTGCTTGCTTTGACGAAGAGggaacag GTTTCATTCCGGAAGATTACCTCAGGGAGCTCCTCACAACAATGGGTGACCGCTTCACAGACGATGAGGTGGACGAGCTCTTCAGAGAGGCCCCCATCGACAAGAAGAATAACTTCAACTATGTGGAGTTCACACGCATCCTTAAACACGGTGCCAAGGATAAGGACGATTGA
- the LOC131108912 gene encoding uncharacterized protein LOC131108912: MATRAAYFSPSEAEILMEVYEEVKEQIKMKGNTATIIKQRKKAWQSIADRLNALNMTQSPRTWQQVKIKYKNILQNVKKKAHKKCSAGGSPKADITPAEDIALAENKARISEGTDTNICSSQNSNSFIKVSGSIVKLEPQIPDDADPGEGTNAVETDAVDDETSSLGSRKHEGPDGDSQPGNINSQAIKQLYAQHMRQQIQLADMDMEYKKRKMEDLALDSEIKRRTIRILDLKIKKLERELQEDDTS, from the exons atggcaacgagagCGGCCTACTTCTCCCCGTCCGAGGCGGAAATCCTCATGGAGGTTTACGAGGAGGTTaaagaacaaataaaaatgaaagggAACACCGCCACAATCATAAAACAACGAAAGAAAGCGTGGCAAAGTATTGCAGACCGCCTGAATGC attAAATATGACTCAGTCACCACGGACGTGGCAGCAAGTCAAGATTAAATACAAGAACATCCTCCAGAATG TCAAAAAGAAAGCCCACAAGAAATGCAGTGCCGGTGGGTCACCAAAAGCTGACATCACCCCAGCAGAGGACATAGCATTGGCGGAGAATAAAGCAAGGATCAGTGAGGGAACGGATACAAATATATGTTCCTCCCAAAATTCCAACAGTTTCATAAAAG TTTCCGGCAGCATCGTCAAACTGGAGCCACAAATACCAGACGATGCAGATCCA GGTGAAGGCACCAATGCAGTAGAAACTGATGCTGTTGACGATGAGACCAGCTCTCTCGGTTCCAGGAAACATGAG GGCCCAGATGGAGACAGCCAACCTGGCAACATA AACTCCCAAGCTATCAAACAGCTCTATGCCCAACATATGCGGCAACAAATACAACTAGCCGATATGGACATGGAGTATAAGAAAAGAAAGATGGAAGACCTAGCACTGGACTCTGAAATAAAGAGGAGGACAATAAGAATATTGGACCTTAAAATAAAGAAACTAGAACGGGAG CTTCAAGAAGATGACACAAGTTAA